The Halarchaeum grantii genome includes a window with the following:
- a CDS encoding DUF7266 family protein has product MADVGRDDRRGVATVVGYVLNIGIALLVVTGLLIAASGFVGDQRERAVDTELQVIGDRFANDLATADRLLTQTDAGFVAVDAPLPARVVGRSYTVHVGDPGPAGGEVRVVLTAPRADVTVSRTIHLEHGLARNTTYAGGSLRVVADGDELEVRDG; this is encoded by the coding sequence ATGGCGGATGTAGGGCGCGACGACCGACGCGGCGTCGCCACCGTCGTCGGCTACGTCCTGAACATCGGCATCGCGCTCCTCGTCGTCACCGGCCTCCTCATCGCGGCGTCCGGCTTCGTCGGTGATCAGCGCGAGCGCGCCGTCGACACCGAACTCCAAGTCATCGGCGACCGCTTCGCGAACGACCTCGCGACTGCGGACCGCCTCCTCACGCAGACGGACGCGGGGTTCGTCGCCGTCGACGCGCCGCTCCCCGCCCGCGTCGTCGGTCGCTCCTACACCGTCCACGTCGGCGACCCCGGACCGGCCGGCGGCGAGGTTCGCGTCGTCCTCACCGCGCCCAGAGCGGACGTCACCGTCTCGCGCACCATCCACCTCGAACACGGCCTCGCGCGTAACACCACGTACGCCGGTGGCTCGCTGCGCGTCGTCGCCGACGGCGACGAACTGGAGGTGCGCGATGGCTGA
- a CDS encoding DUF7288 family protein — protein MTSSDRGQAHTLEGVTAALLVVTSIVLALQMTAVTPLTASTANQHIETQERAAAHGVLTTVGSSALRESTLHWNASSARFAGSGERGFYVGSGPTSDLALLDRLNQTFAGTGIAYNVRFVYLGANGEDRRTRRFVYNGEPTENAVSASRSVTLYDGDRVAASDGASPDAVGDVTYFAPDAAPNSGVYNVVDVEVVVWRM, from the coding sequence GTGACGTCCTCCGACCGCGGGCAGGCGCACACGCTTGAGGGCGTCACGGCGGCGCTCCTCGTCGTGACGAGCATCGTGCTCGCGCTCCAGATGACGGCCGTGACGCCGCTGACGGCGTCGACGGCGAACCAGCACATCGAGACCCAAGAGCGCGCCGCCGCCCACGGCGTCCTCACCACCGTCGGATCGTCCGCGCTCCGCGAGTCCACCCTCCACTGGAACGCCTCGAGCGCGCGCTTCGCCGGGTCGGGCGAACGCGGCTTCTACGTCGGGAGCGGGCCGACGAGCGACCTCGCGCTGCTCGACCGGTTGAACCAGACGTTCGCGGGGACGGGTATCGCGTACAACGTCCGGTTCGTCTACCTCGGCGCGAACGGCGAGGACCGCCGCACGCGGCGGTTCGTCTACAACGGCGAACCGACTGAGAACGCCGTGAGCGCAAGTCGGTCCGTGACGCTCTACGACGGCGACCGTGTCGCCGCGTCGGACGGCGCGAGCCCTGACGCGGTCGGCGACGTCACGTATTTCGCGCCCGACGCCGCGCCGAACTCGGGGGTCTACAACGTCGTCGACGTGGAGGTGGTCGTATGGCGGATGTAG
- a CDS encoding DUF7287 family protein, translated as MSERAQTTIDFAVGASVFLLTVAFAFSFVPGLITPFASGQESAPVVANRVADDLVQQDLAVEGDPYTLREPLNLDGPTLDVPPLMDANVTLTNESGGTIASRGPTPPSTASTSGAWRVVTYQGDHADLRVTVW; from the coding sequence ATGAGTGAGAGAGCCCAGACCACCATCGACTTCGCCGTCGGCGCGAGCGTCTTCCTGCTCACGGTCGCGTTCGCCTTCTCCTTCGTCCCCGGCCTCATCACGCCGTTCGCAAGCGGTCAGGAGTCCGCGCCCGTCGTCGCGAACCGCGTCGCCGACGACCTCGTCCAACAGGACCTCGCGGTCGAGGGCGACCCCTACACGCTCCGCGAACCCCTGAACCTCGACGGCCCGACACTCGACGTTCCGCCGCTGATGGACGCGAACGTCACACTCACGAACGAGAGCGGCGGGACGATAGCGAGTCGCGGGCCGACGCCACCTTCGACCGCGTCGACGTCGGGCGCGTGGCGCGTCGTCACCTATCAGGGCGACCACGCCGACCTCCGGGTGACCGTCTGGTGA